The Octadecabacter arcticus 238 genome contains a region encoding:
- the greA gene encoding transcription elongation factor GreA — protein MDKIPLTRAGFNKLDAELKNLKSVERPAIIRAISDAREHGDLSENAEYHSAKEKQSFIEGRVKELEGAISLADVIDVSKLSGTVKFGAHVTLIDEATDKETTYQIVGEYEADIEQGRLNMKSPIARALIGKDEGDSVEVRTPGGVKSYEILTIVFK, from the coding sequence ATGGACAAGATACCGCTGACACGTGCCGGATTTAACAAGCTGGATGCCGAATTAAAGAATCTGAAGTCTGTTGAACGCCCTGCGATTATCCGCGCTATTTCGGACGCGCGGGAACATGGTGACCTATCGGAGAACGCGGAATACCATTCCGCCAAGGAAAAACAGTCGTTCATCGAGGGCCGTGTAAAGGAACTTGAAGGCGCGATTTCGCTGGCCGATGTGATTGACGTTAGCAAGCTGAGCGGAACTGTGAAGTTCGGCGCGCATGTGACGTTGATCGATGAAGCCACCGACAAAGAAACGACCTATCAGATCGTCGGCGAATACGAGGCCGATATCGAGCAGGGCCGCTTAAACATGAAATCGCCGATTGCACGGGCGTTGATTGGTAAAGATGAAGGCGACAGTGTTGAAGTGCGCACGCCCGGCGGTGTAAAATCCTACGAGATTCTGACAATCGTTTTCAAATAA
- a CDS encoding electron transfer flavoprotein-ubiquinone oxidoreductase: MADIERESMEYDVVIVGAGPAGLSAAIRLKQLDADLTVVVLEKGSEVGAHILSGAVLDPVGLDKLIPDWKAKGAPLNTPVTHDNFYLLGEGGKVRIPNLPMPPLMSNHGNYIVSMGNVCRWMAEQAEELGVEIFPGMSCSEIVYGDKGEVKGVVAGVFGLEADGKIGPNTEPGMELHGKYVFLSEGVRGSLSKEVIAKYDLAKNSDVQKYGLGMKEIWEIDPEKHKEGTVTHTSGWPMGSNAGGGSFIYHLENNQVYVGFVVHLNYKNPYLFPYMEFQRFKHHPMIADLLEGGKRVAYGARAITEGGYQSMPKMTAPGVALLGCSVGMVNVPRIKGNHNAMLSGIAAAEAAHAAIRAGRASDELTDYEVDVRTGAIGKDLKKVRNVKPLWSRYGMLASLIGGGLDMWTNTFGFSLFGTMKHGKNDADATEKASKHKPIDYPKPDGKLSFDRLTNVAFSFTNHEESQPVHLRLKDPSIPVNVNLAQYAGPSARYCPAGVYEFVGTGADTKFQINFQNCVHCKTCDIKDPSQNITWTVPQGGDGPNYPNM, translated from the coding sequence ATGGCTGATATTGAACGCGAATCCATGGAATATGACGTCGTTATCGTCGGTGCTGGCCCTGCGGGTCTGTCGGCAGCGATCCGACTGAAACAGCTTGACGCGGATTTGACCGTCGTGGTGCTCGAAAAAGGGTCTGAGGTCGGCGCGCACATCCTGTCGGGAGCGGTTCTTGATCCTGTCGGTCTCGACAAACTGATCCCCGACTGGAAAGCCAAGGGCGCGCCGCTCAACACGCCTGTCACCCACGACAATTTCTACTTGCTGGGCGAAGGAGGCAAGGTCCGTATCCCCAACCTGCCAATGCCGCCACTGATGAGCAACCACGGCAACTACATCGTGTCGATGGGCAACGTCTGCCGCTGGATGGCAGAACAGGCCGAAGAGCTTGGCGTAGAAATCTTCCCCGGAATGTCATGTTCAGAGATCGTTTACGGCGACAAAGGCGAAGTCAAAGGCGTCGTTGCAGGTGTGTTTGGCCTAGAGGCCGACGGCAAAATCGGCCCCAACACCGAACCCGGCATGGAACTTCACGGCAAATACGTGTTCCTGTCTGAGGGCGTGCGCGGGTCGCTGTCCAAAGAAGTCATCGCGAAATACGATCTCGCCAAAAACTCTGATGTTCAGAAATACGGCCTTGGCATGAAAGAGATTTGGGAAATCGACCCCGAAAAGCACAAAGAAGGCACCGTCACGCACACAAGTGGGTGGCCTATGGGCAGCAATGCAGGTGGCGGATCGTTCATCTACCACCTTGAGAACAATCAGGTCTACGTCGGCTTTGTGGTCCACCTGAACTACAAAAACCCGTATCTGTTCCCCTATATGGAATTCCAGCGGTTCAAGCATCACCCGATGATTGCTGACTTGCTAGAGGGCGGCAAACGCGTGGCCTATGGCGCGCGCGCGATCACCGAAGGCGGGTATCAGTCCATGCCGAAAATGACCGCCCCCGGCGTGGCGCTGCTGGGTTGCAGCGTCGGCATGGTCAACGTGCCGCGAATCAAGGGAAACCATAACGCCATGCTGTCGGGCATCGCCGCAGCCGAAGCCGCCCATGCCGCCATTAGAGCAGGCCGTGCGTCCGACGAGCTGACAGATTACGAGGTCGACGTGCGCACAGGTGCCATCGGCAAGGACCTCAAGAAGGTGCGCAATGTCAAACCGCTATGGTCGCGGTATGGCATGCTCGCGTCGCTGATCGGCGGCGGTCTTGACATGTGGACGAACACATTCGGGTTTTCGCTGTTTGGCACGATGAAGCACGGCAAGAACGATGCGGATGCAACAGAAAAGGCATCCAAGCACAAGCCCATCGATTATCCGAAACCCGACGGCAAACTTAGCTTTGATCGCCTGACCAACGTGGCATTTTCGTTCACCAATCACGAAGAAAGCCAGCCAGTGCACCTGCGCCTCAAAGACCCGTCGATTCCGGTGAATGTGAACCTTGCGCAATATGCTGGCCCATCGGCACGCTATTGCCCGGCAGGGGTGTATGAATTCGTCGGCACAGGCGCAGACACCAAGTTCCAGATCAATTTCCAGAACTGCGTCCATTGTAAAACCTGCGACATCAAGGACCCGAGCCAGAACATCACGTGGACAGTCCCACAGGGCGGTGACGGGCCAAACTACCCGAACATGTAA